From a single Intestinibaculum porci genomic region:
- a CDS encoding DeoR/GlpR family DNA-binding transcription regulator, translating to MLAGERHRKIVERVNSEGIVIVKDLAKAYGVTEDCIRKDLKILENKGLLTRIHGGATTNRENVHAYHAKDRREVHVEEKERIAAKAMTLLHDDLMIFLDISTSSYAIAQRIVQQHLRLTIVTNMVAILELLKDVPFVTLIFIGGMINHTNDGFTGSLTIDTLKKYRFDLAFVGVVGVDIANNQVMTYDMDDGLTKKQIMLSSAASYMLCEHEKFHQAGHFIYATIDDFTGLITDTLLSSQVEKALIAKDIDIV from the coding sequence ATGTTAGCGGGGGAAAGACACCGTAAGATTGTCGAACGCGTCAATAGTGAAGGCATAGTGATCGTCAAAGACTTAGCTAAAGCTTATGGTGTGACGGAAGACTGTATTCGTAAAGATCTCAAAATCTTAGAAAATAAAGGATTATTAACCCGAATCCATGGCGGAGCTACGACCAATCGGGAGAATGTCCATGCTTATCATGCGAAAGATCGTCGTGAAGTGCATGTGGAAGAAAAGGAGCGCATTGCGGCGAAAGCGATGACGCTCTTACATGACGATCTGATGATCTTTCTCGATATCTCAACGAGTTCCTATGCTATTGCCCAAAGAATTGTTCAGCAGCATCTTCGTCTCACCATCGTCACCAATATGGTCGCTATTTTGGAATTGCTCAAGGATGTGCCTTTTGTGACACTCATCTTCATTGGCGGGATGATCAATCATACCAATGATGGCTTTACCGGGTCATTAACGATTGATACCTTAAAAAAGTATCGCTTTGATCTTGCTTTTGTCGGTGTCGTTGGCGTCGATATCGCTAATAATCAGGTGATGACTTATGATATGGATGATGGCCTGACGAAAAAACAAATTATGCTTTCATCAGCGGCTTCTTATATGCTTTGTGAACATGAAAAGTTTCACCAGGCTGGGCATTTCATTTATGCGACGATCGATGATTTTACCGGTTTGATTACCGATACATTACTAAGCAGTCAAGTAGAAAAAGCCCTGATTGCGAAAGATATTGATATTGTGTAA
- a CDS encoding glycyl-radical enzyme activating protein has protein sequence MKSLPAQVMTTSKALVFDIKRFAIHDGEGLRTTIFLKGCPLRCRWCQNPEGLDVQRAPMYMSSRCIHCQLCARFIQYQDRPLLEEGEAMDLAIADCPAEALRYDSTYYSVEELIEKIKEDAPFYKYGGGVTFSGGEPLLQWRVLVSLLKECQKAGIHTAIESSLYSTHLQDVMPHLDFIYCDLKLYDAQKHLQATGVDHALILENIKTLLHSPMRERMIVRTPLIPGYTATDENIAAIAQFLVNEYPDVTYELLNYNPLASAKYEWTSFTYGLDPKTKALNQEEMEHFRLIARKQGLKNVL, from the coding sequence ATGAAATCATTGCCCGCACAAGTTATGACCACATCTAAAGCTTTAGTCTTTGATATTAAGCGTTTCGCCATCCACGATGGCGAAGGGCTGCGGACCACCATCTTTTTAAAAGGCTGCCCGCTGCGCTGTCGCTGGTGTCAAAATCCGGAAGGACTCGACGTGCAAAGAGCGCCGATGTACATGTCTTCCCGCTGTATTCACTGTCAGCTTTGCGCCCGTTTTATTCAGTATCAGGATCGGCCTCTTCTAGAAGAAGGGGAGGCGATGGATCTGGCAATTGCTGATTGCCCAGCTGAAGCGCTCCGTTATGATAGCACCTATTATAGTGTTGAAGAACTGATTGAAAAAATCAAAGAGGATGCCCCTTTTTATAAGTATGGGGGCGGGGTGACGTTTTCTGGCGGGGAACCGTTATTGCAGTGGCGGGTTTTAGTCTCCTTGTTAAAAGAATGTCAGAAAGCGGGCATTCATACCGCCATCGAAAGCAGTCTCTATAGCACGCATCTGCAGGATGTCATGCCACACTTAGACTTTATCTATTGTGATCTTAAGCTTTATGACGCGCAAAAACATCTGCAAGCTACTGGCGTTGATCATGCGCTCATCTTAGAAAACATCAAAACGTTACTTCATTCCCCCATGCGTGAACGTATGATTGTGCGCACGCCATTAATACCTGGCTATACCGCTACAGATGAGAATATTGCGGCGATCGCTCAGTTTCTCGTTAATGAATATCCTGATGTCACTTATGAACTTCTCAATTATAACCCTTTAGCGAGCGCAAAATATGAATGGACATCTTTCACTTATGGCTTAGATCCAAAGACCAAAGCTTTGAATCAGGAAGAAATGGAACATTTTCGTCTTATTGCCCGTAAACAAGGCCTCAAAAATGTTTTATAA
- a CDS encoding glycyl radical protein: MMQTPRIQHLKARMFEEKRYASIEQARIITKVYQAHEGDSIPKKRALALKASLEKIEIGFDREELIVGNRTKGVRAGVVFPESGSAWVNREFETLPSRLQDRFAIREEDIQEFREKIYPYWRHRSLEDAIYGRYGDEIASIAKVVKINQKDHAQGHICPDVALWLSKGPAGLKEEAQKHLATCDEAHREFYECMIITLEGAMTFMRRYHDMIMASNPDETLKKVANNCLHLSQRPAESFHEALQSLWFLFVILQMESNASSFSPGRADRYLYPYYQHDLNKGLLTKEQALELIECLYLKFNQIVYMRNQNSAKYFAGFPIGFNIAVGGVDENGQDTYNALSLLFLDAQYDLGLPQPNLSVRLNKHSSSTLMQRAIEVVAKGSGMPQFFNDEAVMKTMVEELGVDPQDAYDYAIAGCVELTTQGNNLGWSDAAMFNFNKALELTLNHGIDLLTGEKMGPDYGGLDTYASYKDLEHAFAQMIDYYIIQMMKAEEVVEAAHQKYLPTAFLSCVINDCMDKGIDVTAGGAKYNLAGIQMIQVANLADSLAVLKDLVYDKKKIAPQEMLTALQANFEGYEIIHTMVEHKVPKYGNDVAWVDNLGEQWCHYFREKLRAYRNPRGGLYHTGMYTVSAHVPMGENVGASPDGRKAREPLADGGLSAVYGRDLKGPTALLKSVSRMDNNLTTNGGLLNMKFLPSFFATQAGRDNFERFLRVFVDLEIPHIQFNVVNREDLLDAKIHPERHRSLTIRVAGYTAYFVELAGKLQDEIIARTSYDHI; this comes from the coding sequence ATGATGCAGACACCAAGAATTCAGCATTTAAAAGCGCGGATGTTTGAAGAAAAACGTTATGCCTCGATTGAACAGGCGCGCATTATTACCAAAGTCTATCAGGCTCATGAAGGTGACTCGATTCCCAAGAAAAGAGCCTTAGCCCTGAAAGCTTCCCTAGAAAAAATAGAAATTGGTTTTGATCGGGAAGAACTGATCGTCGGCAATCGCACCAAAGGTGTGCGCGCTGGCGTTGTCTTTCCGGAAAGCGGCAGTGCCTGGGTCAATCGGGAATTTGAAACGCTGCCTAGCCGCCTACAGGATCGTTTTGCCATTCGCGAAGAAGATATCCAGGAATTTCGCGAAAAGATTTATCCTTACTGGCGTCATCGCTCTTTAGAAGATGCCATTTATGGCAGATATGGCGATGAGATCGCTTCTATCGCTAAAGTCGTTAAAATCAATCAGAAGGATCATGCCCAGGGCCATATCTGTCCGGATGTCGCATTGTGGCTTAGTAAGGGACCAGCAGGATTAAAAGAAGAGGCCCAAAAGCATCTTGCCACATGTGATGAAGCACATCGTGAATTTTATGAATGCATGATCATCACTTTAGAAGGAGCGATGACATTCATGCGTCGTTACCATGACATGATCATGGCAAGCAATCCTGATGAAACCCTCAAGAAAGTAGCGAACAACTGCTTACACTTATCGCAACGGCCCGCTGAAAGCTTCCATGAAGCCTTACAGTCACTCTGGTTTCTCTTCGTGATTTTACAGATGGAATCCAATGCCTCTTCCTTTTCACCAGGGCGTGCAGATCGTTATCTTTATCCTTATTACCAGCATGATCTTAATAAAGGCTTACTCACAAAAGAGCAGGCTTTGGAACTGATTGAATGTCTCTATCTGAAATTTAATCAGATTGTCTATATGCGTAACCAGAATTCGGCCAAATATTTTGCGGGTTTCCCAATTGGCTTTAATATTGCCGTCGGCGGCGTTGATGAAAACGGTCAGGATACCTATAATGCTCTTTCTTTATTATTCTTAGATGCGCAGTATGACTTAGGCTTGCCGCAGCCTAACTTATCCGTTCGCCTCAATAAACATTCTTCCTCAACGCTCATGCAAAGAGCCATTGAAGTTGTGGCGAAAGGCAGCGGTATGCCGCAGTTCTTCAATGATGAAGCAGTCATGAAAACAATGGTGGAAGAATTAGGCGTGGATCCCCAGGATGCCTATGATTATGCTATTGCCGGCTGTGTCGAATTAACGACCCAGGGCAATAACTTGGGCTGGAGCGATGCGGCGATGTTCAACTTTAATAAAGCCTTAGAATTAACCCTCAATCATGGAATCGATTTATTAACGGGCGAAAAAATGGGTCCTGATTATGGCGGCTTAGATACATATGCAAGCTATAAAGATTTAGAGCATGCTTTTGCGCAAATGATTGATTACTATATTATCCAAATGATGAAAGCCGAAGAAGTCGTCGAAGCCGCCCATCAGAAATATTTACCGACCGCTTTTCTCAGCTGCGTGATCAATGACTGCATGGACAAAGGCATCGATGTCACAGCCGGCGGTGCAAAATATAATTTAGCCGGCATCCAGATGATTCAGGTGGCTAACTTAGCAGATAGCTTAGCCGTTTTAAAGGATTTAGTCTATGACAAAAAGAAGATTGCTCCTCAAGAGATGTTAACCGCATTACAGGCAAACTTTGAAGGCTACGAGATCATTCATACCATGGTTGAACATAAAGTGCCTAAATATGGCAATGATGTAGCCTGGGTGGATAACTTAGGGGAACAGTGGTGCCATTATTTTAGAGAAAAACTAAGAGCCTATCGTAATCCGCGTGGCGGTCTCTATCATACTGGGATGTATACAGTCTCTGCCCATGTCCCAATGGGAGAAAATGTCGGGGCATCCCCTGATGGCCGTAAAGCGCGTGAGCCATTAGCAGATGGCGGGTTATCTGCGGTCTATGGCCGTGATTTAAAAGGGCCAACCGCTTTATTAAAATCCGTATCTCGGATGGACAACAATCTGACGACCAATGGCGGGTTACTTAACATGAAATTTTTACCATCATTTTTTGCAACCCAAGCAGGGCGTGACAATTTTGAACGATTCCTGCGCGTCTTTGTCGACTTAGAGATTCCCCATATTCAGTTCAATGTCGTCAATCGCGAAGATCTGCTGGATGCGAAAATCCATCCTGAACGTCATCGTTCCTTAACGATTCGCGTTGCTGGCTACACCGCTTATTTCGTGGAATTAGCGGGTAAGCTGCAGGATGAAATCATTGCCCGCACAAGTTATGACCACATCTAA
- a CDS encoding fructose-6-phosphate aldolase produces MEFILDTINLEEIRDGVDHMPIVGITSNPSIVKKTSPKDFFGHMRQVREIIGMSRCLHVQIVATKAEDMIAEAHTIFKEIDDQVYIKVPTSYEGVKAMKALKAEGANVTATAVYTTMQAYMALEAGADYLAPYFNRIANLGGDPVALISNVAKRIEEGHYDCKILAASFHALSQVEEALNAGSQAVTAPYGILKTVFANPNIDKAVNDFNSDWYDVYGQDTSICDLAKEQ; encoded by the coding sequence ATGGAATTTATTTTAGATACAATTAACTTAGAGGAAATCAGAGATGGCGTTGATCACATGCCAATCGTCGGGATTACCAGCAACCCATCTATCGTGAAAAAAACCAGTCCAAAGGATTTCTTTGGACATATGCGTCAGGTACGTGAAATCATTGGGATGTCGCGCTGCTTACATGTTCAGATCGTGGCTACCAAAGCGGAAGATATGATCGCTGAAGCGCATACCATTTTTAAAGAAATTGATGACCAGGTTTATATTAAAGTGCCTACTTCATATGAAGGTGTGAAGGCGATGAAAGCTTTAAAAGCTGAAGGCGCGAACGTGACCGCTACAGCGGTCTATACCACCATGCAGGCTTATATGGCGTTAGAAGCTGGCGCTGATTACTTAGCCCCTTACTTTAACCGTATCGCTAACTTAGGCGGTGATCCCGTCGCTTTAATTAGCAACGTCGCGAAACGGATTGAAGAAGGACATTATGACTGTAAAATCTTAGCCGCTTCCTTCCATGCTTTATCACAGGTTGAAGAGGCGTTGAATGCTGGCTCTCAGGCAGTCACTGCTCCTTATGGTATTTTAAAAACTGTTTTCGCCAATCCGAATATCGACAAGGCTGTCAATGACTTTAATAGTGACTGGTATGATGTCTATGGTCAGGATACAAGCATCTGCGATTTAGCCAAGGAGCAGTAA